Proteins encoded by one window of Streptomyces clavuligerus:
- a CDS encoding VCBS repeat domain-containing M23 family metallopeptidase, protein MMSQRLAGTALSVVLAASALTLGAASSAQAGARPDFQLPFRCGEVWQASTYPGHDPIGSVDFNQYPGDDTGKPVAASANGTVTAAGPSGGWAGTRVRIDHGGGWTTHYAHLSGESVSVGQAVKAGQVIGKVGNTGNSRGAHLHFEQTLDGTGQTAVFDGISYPGSTRDFTSNNCGTGPGFSHDFSGDGKSDVLAKAAATADIHLYEGNGGGGFKAGTGQAVGNNFSALEHVTVVGDWDGDGRDDLVARNRSTGDLHLYAGNGSGGFKAGTGQVIGNNFTGFDRIIGAGDFDGDSRTDLVVRSRTTTDLHLYAGNGKGGFKTGTGQVIGTSWAALGEIAGVGDWSGDGRADLLAKNRTTGDIHLYEGNGSGGFKAGTGQAVGNNFTAFDQMTGVGDFNNDGHNDIVTRKVATGTLHLFAGNGSGGFKAGTGTQIGTGWNGMTELG, encoded by the coding sequence ATGATGTCCCAGCGCCTCGCCGGTACCGCCCTCAGCGTCGTCCTCGCCGCGTCCGCCCTCACCCTCGGGGCCGCCTCCTCCGCCCAGGCCGGCGCCCGCCCGGACTTCCAGCTCCCGTTCCGCTGCGGCGAGGTGTGGCAGGCGTCCACCTACCCGGGTCACGACCCGATCGGTTCGGTGGACTTCAACCAGTACCCGGGCGACGACACGGGCAAGCCGGTGGCCGCCAGCGCGAACGGCACCGTCACGGCCGCCGGGCCCTCGGGCGGCTGGGCCGGCACCCGGGTCCGGATCGACCACGGGGGCGGCTGGACCACGCACTACGCCCATCTCTCCGGCGAGTCGGTCTCGGTGGGCCAGGCCGTCAAGGCCGGCCAGGTCATCGGCAAGGTGGGCAACACCGGCAACTCCCGCGGCGCGCATCTGCACTTCGAGCAGACCCTCGACGGCACCGGGCAGACCGCCGTCTTCGACGGGATCTCCTACCCGGGCTCGACCCGCGACTTCACCAGCAACAACTGCGGCACCGGGCCCGGCTTCTCGCACGACTTCAGCGGCGACGGCAAGTCTGACGTCCTCGCCAAGGCCGCCGCGACCGCCGACATCCACCTCTACGAGGGGAACGGCGGCGGCGGCTTCAAGGCCGGCACGGGCCAGGCCGTCGGCAACAACTTCTCCGCCCTCGAACATGTCACCGTGGTCGGCGACTGGGACGGCGACGGACGCGACGACCTGGTGGCCAGGAACCGGTCCACCGGCGATCTCCATCTGTACGCGGGCAACGGGAGCGGCGGCTTCAAGGCCGGTACCGGACAGGTCATCGGCAACAACTTCACCGGCTTCGACCGGATCATCGGCGCCGGTGACTTCGACGGCGACTCCAGGACGGACCTCGTCGTCCGGTCCAGGACCACCACGGACCTGCACCTCTACGCGGGCAACGGCAAGGGCGGCTTCAAGACGGGCACCGGGCAGGTCATCGGCACCTCCTGGGCCGCGCTCGGCGAGATCGCCGGTGTCGGCGACTGGAGCGGGGACGGCCGGGCCGACCTGCTGGCGAAGAACCGGACCACCGGCGACATCCACCTCTACGAGGGCAACGGCAGCGGCGGCTTCAAGGCCGGCACGGGCCAGGCCGTCGGCAACAACTTCACCGCCTTCGACCAGATGACCGGCGTCGGCGACTTCAACAACGACGGCCACAACGACATCGTCACCCGCAAGGTCGCGACCGGCACCCTGCATCTGTTCGCGGGCAACGGCAGCGGCGGCTTCAAGGCCGGTACCGGAACCCAGATCGGCACCGGCTGGAACGGTATGACCGAACTCGGCTGA
- a CDS encoding sterol desaturase family protein, which yields MDAYGRQPSGAGDEPGPASRPFRREAVLRTAAYPFLLAATVATAVAALTLGWDPALVSPLFLMGVLLYLTGLERLIPFEPSWHPSRKEWGWYGTYFLLTMGGSAFAQALVTLGVGALAPSQPTAALWIEALAALLTGSLAGYLLHRISHTNALLWRVHGVHHVPRKVNVANNGVNHVLDIVVVQGCVQLALALCGFSREAVFAAGLFVTAQGYFVHANIDVRIGRLNHLLASPEQHRLHHSTVLPEAGHFGSDLSVWDHLFGSYTWRPGRAPAAVGLGDPASFPGTGEFLASLLHPLRPRRRETGPG from the coding sequence ATGGACGCGTACGGACGACAACCGTCCGGCGCCGGGGACGAACCCGGCCCGGCGTCACGGCCGTTCCGCAGAGAGGCCGTGCTCCGCACGGCGGCCTATCCCTTCCTGCTGGCCGCCACCGTGGCGACAGCCGTCGCGGCACTCACCCTGGGCTGGGACCCGGCGCTGGTCAGCCCGCTCTTCCTGATGGGGGTCCTGCTCTATCTCACCGGTCTGGAACGTCTGATCCCGTTCGAGCCGTCCTGGCACCCCAGCCGCAAGGAGTGGGGCTGGTACGGCACCTACTTCCTCCTCACCATGGGCGGCAGCGCGTTCGCCCAGGCGCTGGTCACCCTCGGGGTGGGGGCGCTCGCGCCCTCGCAGCCGACGGCGGCGCTCTGGATCGAGGCGCTCGCGGCCCTGCTGACCGGCTCGCTCGCCGGTTATCTGCTGCACCGGATCAGCCACACCAACGCCCTGCTGTGGCGCGTGCACGGAGTGCACCACGTCCCCCGGAAGGTCAATGTGGCCAACAACGGGGTCAACCACGTCCTGGACATCGTCGTGGTCCAGGGGTGCGTCCAACTGGCCCTGGCGCTGTGCGGGTTCTCCCGTGAGGCGGTGTTCGCCGCGGGGCTCTTCGTCACCGCGCAGGGCTACTTCGTCCACGCCAACATCGATGTGCGCATCGGCAGGCTCAACCACCTCCTCGCCAGCCCCGAACAGCACCGGCTGCACCACAGCACGGTCCTGCCGGAGGCCGGTCACTTCGGCTCCGACCTCTCAGTCTGGGACCATCTGTTCGGCAGCTACACCTGGCGGCCCGGGCGCGCGCCCGCCGCCGTGGGGCTCGGCGACCCGGCGTCCTTCCCGGGCACCGGGGAATTCCTCGCGAGTCTGCTCCATCCGCTGCGACCACGGCGCCGGGAGACCGGCCCCGGCTGA